In one window of Kitasatospora sp. MMS16-BH015 DNA:
- a CDS encoding NUDIX hydrolase, with protein MTNPAEELLDVVDEQDRVTGQAYRDVVYRDGLRHRCVFILVRDPQGRIFTHRRTDTKTYYPGYYDCFVGGVVGAGESYDLAAVREAEEELGVSGVSPSPLHKFLFHDEETGDQWWCQVYQATWDGPVSPQVEEVAWHDWLTEAELTAKLTEWPFVPDGLAAWQGYLERRSP; from the coding sequence ATGACGAACCCCGCCGAAGAGCTGCTTGACGTGGTGGACGAGCAGGACCGGGTGACCGGCCAGGCCTACCGGGACGTGGTCTACCGCGACGGCCTGCGCCACCGCTGCGTCTTCATCCTGGTCCGCGACCCGCAGGGCCGGATCTTCACCCACCGCCGCACCGACACCAAGACCTACTACCCCGGCTACTACGACTGCTTCGTCGGCGGCGTGGTCGGTGCCGGCGAGAGCTACGACCTGGCCGCCGTCCGCGAGGCCGAGGAGGAGCTGGGGGTCAGCGGGGTCAGCCCGAGCCCGCTGCACAAGTTCCTCTTCCACGACGAGGAGACCGGCGACCAGTGGTGGTGCCAGGTCTACCAGGCCACCTGGGACGGCCCGGTCTCCCCGCAGGTCGAGGAGGTGGCCTGGCACGACTGGCTCACCGAGGCCGAACTCACCGCCAAGCTCACCGAATGGCCCTTCGTCCCGGACGGCCTGGCCGCCTGGCAGGGCTACCTGGAGCGGCGCTCCCCCTGA
- a CDS encoding serine hydrolase domain-containing protein, with product MVDIWGETAPGFEPVREAFARNFREHGELGAAFALYAGGRKVVDLWGGDARPEVGGRPAPAVPWTADTAQVLRSVTKGLTATAALHLVQRGGLDLDAPVAAYWPEFAAAGKERVPVRWLLSHQAGVPALDVPLRVEDVIAWEPAAAAVAAQAPAWEPGTAHGYHPYTFGWLVGEVVRRASGRSLGQYFAEEIARPLGLDLWIGLPAEARPRVGLLVDLPAPEAAQTGPNGLRLRPRQAVVDAYQDPTSLTARSFAAVRPGVDLNDPAVQSAEIPGAGGIGTARSVARLYAALIGGADRHGGPAGQLLPPLLDPALLHEATGPEVKGPDRILIVSTSFGLGFFRHGPSSPMSSPAAFGHPGRGGSLGFADPELGIGFGYVTNGMQPGVTGDIRSRTLIAAVLGCL from the coding sequence GTGGTGGACATCTGGGGCGAGACGGCGCCGGGCTTCGAGCCCGTCCGGGAGGCGTTCGCGCGCAACTTCCGCGAGCACGGCGAGCTCGGGGCCGCCTTCGCGCTGTACGCGGGCGGCCGCAAGGTGGTCGACCTCTGGGGCGGGGACGCCCGGCCCGAGGTGGGCGGGCGTCCGGCGCCCGCCGTGCCGTGGACGGCCGACACCGCGCAGGTGCTGCGCTCGGTCACCAAGGGCCTGACCGCCACCGCCGCCCTGCACCTGGTGCAGCGCGGCGGGCTCGACCTGGACGCGCCGGTGGCCGCCTACTGGCCGGAGTTCGCGGCGGCGGGCAAGGAGCGGGTGCCGGTGCGCTGGCTGCTCTCGCACCAGGCCGGGGTGCCCGCGCTGGACGTGCCGCTGCGGGTCGAGGACGTGATCGCCTGGGAGCCGGCGGCCGCCGCCGTGGCGGCCCAGGCCCCCGCCTGGGAGCCCGGCACCGCGCACGGCTACCACCCGTACACCTTCGGCTGGCTGGTCGGCGAGGTGGTCCGGCGGGCGAGCGGCCGCAGCCTCGGCCAGTACTTCGCCGAGGAGATCGCCCGGCCGCTCGGGCTCGACCTCTGGATCGGCCTCCCGGCGGAGGCCCGCCCCCGGGTCGGCCTGCTGGTCGACCTGCCCGCCCCCGAGGCCGCCCAGACCGGCCCGAACGGCCTGCGGCTGCGCCCGCGCCAGGCCGTGGTCGACGCCTACCAGGACCCGACCTCGCTGACGGCCCGTTCGTTCGCCGCCGTCCGCCCCGGGGTGGACCTCAACGACCCGGCCGTCCAGTCGGCCGAGATCCCCGGCGCGGGCGGCATCGGCACCGCCCGCTCGGTGGCCCGGCTCTACGCGGCCCTGATCGGCGGGGCCGACCGCCACGGCGGCCCGGCCGGGCAGCTGCTGCCGCCGCTGCTCGACCCGGCCCTGCTGCACGAGGCCACTGGCCCGGAGGTGAAGGGCCCCGACCGGATCCTGATCGTCTCCACCTCCTTCGGCCTCGGCTTCTTCCGCCACGGCCCCAGCTCCCCGATGTCCTCCCCGGCCGCCTTCGGCCACCCGGGCCGCGGCGGCTCCCTCGGCTTCGCCGACCCGGAGCTCGGCATCGGCTTCGGCTACGTCACCAACGGCATGCAGCCGGGCGTCACCGGGGACATCCGCTCGCGGACGCTGATCGCGGCCGTGCTCGGCTGCCTCTGA
- a CDS encoding nuclear transport factor 2 family protein: MPDPTVQALIDAINKGDRTAFFALLTPDATMSDDGTGRDLAPWVDREIFSANGRLTVTSEAADGCSLTADYANDTWGTMRTAWRFTVTDGRISHFETGQA, translated from the coding sequence ATGCCCGACCCCACCGTCCAAGCCCTGATCGACGCGATCAACAAGGGTGACCGCACCGCCTTCTTCGCCCTGCTCACCCCGGACGCCACGATGTCCGACGACGGCACCGGCCGCGACCTCGCCCCCTGGGTGGACCGCGAGATCTTCTCCGCCAACGGCCGACTGACCGTCACCTCCGAGGCCGCCGACGGCTGCTCCCTGACCGCCGACTACGCCAACGACACCTGGGGCACCATGCGCACCGCCTGGCGCTTCACCGTCACCGACGGCCGGATCAGCCACTTCGAGACCGGCCAGGCCTGA
- a CDS encoding DUF6325 family protein has translation MGPAELLVLTFPQETITVEAASALVKLRTAGDIRVIDSLVVTRHPDGEASYGELGDFEHLKGVVAGAGEELPLIGPEDAQEAAELLKPGTVALLVLIEHVWAEAAATALREVGGRIASGVRIPPENIEEAVRAAQARVAAGK, from the coding sequence ATGGGCCCAGCCGAACTGCTCGTCCTGACGTTCCCGCAGGAGACCATCACCGTCGAGGCCGCCTCGGCCCTGGTGAAGCTGCGGACGGCGGGTGACATCCGGGTGATCGACTCACTGGTCGTCACCCGGCATCCGGACGGTGAGGCCAGCTACGGCGAGCTCGGCGACTTCGAGCACCTCAAGGGGGTGGTGGCCGGTGCGGGGGAGGAGCTGCCGCTGATCGGGCCGGAGGACGCCCAGGAGGCGGCGGAGCTGCTCAAGCCGGGCACGGTCGCGCTGCTGGTGCTGATCGAGCACGTCTGGGCCGAGGCCGCCGCCACGGCCCTGCGGGAGGTCGGCGGCCGGATCGCCTCCGGCGTCCGCATTCCGCCGGAGAACATCGAAGAGGCCGTGCGCGCCGCCCAGGCGCGCGTCGCGGCCGGGAAGTGA
- a CDS encoding SHOCT domain-containing protein, with translation MRRVRPVGAPLVRGLVVGGAAYAAGRSAANAARDEQDQNQAIADLQAQQAQAAYQGQQAPPAGYQQTAGYQPPATDVAGKLTQLGEMVQQGLLTPAEFAAAKAKLLA, from the coding sequence GTGAGGCGGGTGCGTCCGGTGGGCGCGCCGTTGGTGCGGGGGCTGGTGGTGGGCGGGGCCGCGTACGCGGCGGGCCGCAGCGCCGCCAACGCGGCCCGCGACGAGCAGGACCAGAACCAGGCGATCGCCGACCTCCAGGCCCAGCAGGCCCAGGCGGCCTACCAGGGTCAGCAGGCGCCGCCCGCCGGGTATCAGCAGACCGCCGGGTACCAGCCGCCCGCCACCGATGTGGCGGGCAAGCTGACCCAGTTGGGCGAGATGGTGCAGCAGGGGTTGCTCACCCCGGCGGAGTTCGCGGCGGCCAAGGCGAAGCTGCTCGCCTGA
- a CDS encoding DUF779 domain-containing protein: protein MPQVDVTAEAAVLIRELTSDHGPLMFHQSGGCCDGSAPMCYPIGELLLSDADHLLGELHIEGLAPVQVWMARDQYAYWSHTHLTIDVVPGRGSGFSLEAPTGRRFLTRSRLLTEED from the coding sequence ATGCCCCAGGTCGACGTGACGGCCGAGGCGGCCGTGCTCATCCGCGAACTGACCTCCGACCACGGCCCGTTGATGTTCCACCAGTCCGGCGGCTGCTGCGACGGCTCGGCCCCGATGTGCTACCCGATCGGCGAGCTGCTGCTCTCCGACGCCGACCACCTGCTCGGCGAGCTGCACATCGAGGGCCTGGCCCCCGTCCAGGTCTGGATGGCCCGGGACCAGTACGCCTACTGGTCCCACACCCACCTGACCATCGACGTGGTGCCCGGCCGGGGCAGCGGCTTCTCGCTCGAAGCCCCGACCGGACGCCGCTTCCTGACCCGCTCCCGGCTGCTCACCGAGGAGGACTGA
- a CDS encoding aldehyde dehydrogenase family protein encodes MTVYQPPGQPGSVVNYRARYEHWIGGEWRAPARGQYFENPTPVTGQVFCEVARGTAEDVEAALDAAHAAAPGWGRTSPAERAQVLLNLADRMAENLEALAVAESWENGKPVRETLAADIPLAIDHLRYFAGALRAQEGSLSQIDEDTVAYHFHEPIGVVGQIIPWNFPILMAIWKLAPALAAGNTVVLKPAEQTPASVLVLIELTADLLPPGVVNVVNGFGVEAGKPLASSSRIGKIAFTGETTTGRLIMQYASANLIPVSLELGGKSPNLFFADVAAERDAFYDKALEGFTMFALNQGEVCTCPSRALIQGSIYDSFLADGLERVRAIRQGNPLDTDTMVGAQASNDQLEKILSYVEIGQAEGAKVLVGGERVDLGGELSGGYYMAPTVFEGENRMRIFQEEIFGPVVAVTRFEDFTDGVDLANDSLYGLGAGVWSRDGSTAYRAGRAIQAGRVWTNSYHLYPAHAAFGGYKNSGIGRETHKMLLEHYQQTKNLLVSYSPQALGFF; translated from the coding sequence ATGACGGTCTACCAGCCCCCCGGCCAGCCCGGCAGTGTCGTCAACTACCGTGCCAGGTACGAGCACTGGATCGGGGGCGAATGGCGCGCCCCCGCCCGGGGCCAGTACTTCGAGAACCCGACCCCGGTCACCGGACAGGTCTTCTGCGAGGTGGCCCGGGGCACCGCCGAGGACGTGGAGGCCGCCCTGGACGCCGCCCACGCGGCGGCGCCCGGCTGGGGGCGGACCTCCCCCGCCGAGCGCGCCCAGGTGCTGCTGAACCTCGCCGACCGGATGGCCGAGAACCTCGAAGCCCTGGCGGTGGCCGAGAGTTGGGAGAACGGCAAGCCCGTCCGCGAGACCCTGGCCGCCGACATACCCCTGGCCATCGACCACCTGCGGTACTTCGCCGGGGCGCTGCGCGCCCAGGAGGGCTCGCTCTCCCAGATCGACGAGGACACCGTCGCGTACCACTTCCACGAGCCGATCGGCGTGGTCGGCCAGATCATCCCGTGGAACTTCCCGATCCTGATGGCGATCTGGAAGCTCGCCCCGGCCCTGGCGGCCGGCAACACCGTGGTGCTCAAGCCCGCCGAGCAGACCCCGGCCTCGGTGCTGGTGCTGATCGAGCTGACCGCCGACCTGCTGCCCCCGGGCGTGGTCAACGTGGTCAACGGCTTCGGCGTGGAGGCGGGCAAGCCGCTGGCCTCCAGCTCCCGGATCGGCAAGATCGCCTTCACCGGCGAGACCACCACCGGCCGGCTGATCATGCAGTACGCCAGTGCCAACCTCATCCCGGTCAGCCTGGAGCTGGGCGGCAAGAGCCCGAACCTGTTCTTCGCCGACGTGGCCGCCGAGCGGGACGCCTTCTACGACAAGGCCCTCGAGGGCTTCACCATGTTCGCCCTCAACCAGGGCGAGGTCTGCACCTGCCCGAGCCGGGCCCTGATCCAGGGCTCGATCTACGACTCCTTCCTGGCCGACGGCCTGGAGCGGGTCCGGGCGATCCGCCAGGGCAACCCGCTGGACACCGACACCATGGTCGGCGCCCAGGCCAGCAACGACCAGCTGGAGAAGATCCTCTCCTACGTCGAGATCGGCCAGGCCGAGGGCGCCAAGGTGCTGGTCGGCGGCGAACGGGTCGACCTCGGCGGGGAGTTGAGCGGCGGCTACTACATGGCCCCGACCGTCTTCGAGGGCGAGAACCGGATGCGGATCTTCCAGGAGGAGATCTTCGGCCCGGTCGTCGCCGTCACCCGCTTCGAGGACTTCACCGACGGCGTCGACCTCGCCAACGACAGCCTCTACGGCCTCGGCGCCGGCGTCTGGAGCCGCGACGGCTCCACCGCCTACCGGGCCGGCCGCGCCATCCAGGCCGGCCGGGTCTGGACCAACTCCTACCACCTCTACCCCGCCCACGCGGCCTTCGGCGGCTACAAGAACTCCGGCATCGGCCGGGAGACCCACAAGATGCTCCTCGAGCACTACCAGCAGACCAAGAACCTGCTGGTCAGCTACTCCCCGCAGGCCCTCGGCTTCTTCTAG
- a CDS encoding terpene cyclase: MSDETTLELPFAHRRSPHHAQAVEHHRDWLHRHRDLAAGTADQAYAHWEIAELAALSYPDASAADLGLAADLLGFYFLFDDQFDGPLGRRPEQIARLCDRLGGILHGARPDGTSPVERAFADLWRRSQQGMPARWRARTAYDWEWYFASHAAEAAGRNSGLLPDRQGYLMLRRGTAAMETVFDMIERLGRFEVPQAVLHHPVLRQLRQLAADIPSFTNDVRSFPLEAPRGDVCNLVLIAQRERGCSVEEACAVVLDEAQLMADRFVKLAAELPDAYTWLELTPEERTAAQRYADGLAHWLAGYLHWERHTGRYHTP, encoded by the coding sequence ATGTCCGACGAAACCACGCTCGAGCTTCCCTTTGCTCACCGCAGAAGCCCGCACCACGCCCAAGCCGTCGAACACCACCGAGACTGGCTGCACCGGCACCGCGACCTGGCCGCCGGCACGGCCGACCAAGCCTACGCGCACTGGGAGATCGCCGAACTCGCCGCGCTCAGCTACCCCGACGCCTCGGCCGCCGATCTCGGCCTGGCCGCCGACCTGTTGGGGTTCTACTTCCTCTTCGACGACCAGTTCGACGGCCCGCTCGGCCGCCGCCCTGAGCAGATCGCCCGGCTCTGCGACCGGCTCGGCGGGATCCTGCACGGAGCCCGCCCGGACGGCACCTCCCCGGTCGAACGCGCCTTCGCCGACCTGTGGCGGCGCAGCCAGCAGGGCATGCCCGCCCGCTGGCGGGCCCGCACCGCGTACGACTGGGAGTGGTACTTCGCCAGCCACGCGGCCGAGGCGGCCGGCCGCAACTCCGGCCTGCTGCCGGACCGTCAGGGCTACCTGATGCTGCGTCGGGGCACGGCGGCGATGGAGACGGTCTTCGACATGATCGAGCGGCTCGGCCGCTTCGAGGTGCCGCAGGCCGTACTGCACCACCCGGTGCTCCGTCAGCTGCGCCAACTCGCGGCCGACATACCCTCGTTCACCAACGACGTGCGCTCCTTCCCGTTGGAGGCCCCGCGGGGGGACGTCTGCAACCTGGTGCTGATCGCCCAGCGCGAGCGGGGCTGCTCGGTGGAGGAGGCGTGCGCGGTGGTGCTCGACGAGGCCCAGTTGATGGCCGACCGCTTCGTCAAGCTCGCCGCCGAACTGCCCGACGCCTACACCTGGTTGGAGCTCACCCCGGAGGAGCGCACGGCCGCCCAGCGGTACGCGGACGGCCTGGCCCACTGGCTCGCGGGCTACCTGCACTGGGAGCGCCACACCGGCCGGTACCACACCCCCTGA
- a CDS encoding AAA family ATPase, which yields MAGEQDAVRGEAEHLTDHPESGQRLHERDRELDSATRSLDRLCHEFEAGGTEIGEVLLFSGPAGNGKTSVLDELRRMAGLRRGCTFLSGRGGERQTKEPFHVLRQLLLPVLGGMTEAERAEVFGDWYSIVGPAIGLKPPNDEMEPLDPQGIRDGLTHVITQLAPRRAPLVMVVDDLHWADLESLAWLASFAGQARYLPVLLVFAYRDEFVEEASAHHQQIESQASRKHLLRPLTPESVALCSAGRSSARRPRTCSAVRSGPSPRASRSTPTPCCARSASRAWPRSRTPPRSCATWPPPPRAWTRPTGRANSGSAPCGSPRPPR from the coding sequence GTGGCCGGAGAGCAGGACGCGGTGCGGGGCGAGGCGGAACACCTGACGGACCATCCGGAGAGCGGGCAGCGGTTGCACGAACGCGACCGCGAACTGGACTCCGCCACGCGCTCGTTGGACAGGCTGTGCCACGAGTTCGAGGCGGGCGGCACCGAGATCGGTGAGGTGCTGCTCTTCTCCGGCCCGGCCGGCAACGGCAAGACCTCGGTGCTCGACGAGCTGCGCCGGATGGCCGGGCTGCGGCGCGGCTGCACCTTCCTCAGCGGCCGGGGCGGCGAGCGGCAGACCAAGGAACCCTTCCACGTGCTCCGGCAGTTGCTGCTCCCGGTGCTCGGAGGAATGACCGAGGCCGAGCGCGCCGAGGTCTTCGGCGACTGGTACAGCATCGTCGGCCCGGCGATCGGCCTGAAGCCGCCGAACGACGAGATGGAGCCGCTCGACCCGCAGGGCATCCGGGACGGCCTGACCCACGTCATCACCCAACTCGCCCCGCGCCGCGCACCCTTGGTGATGGTGGTGGACGACCTGCACTGGGCCGACCTGGAGTCGCTGGCCTGGCTGGCCTCCTTCGCCGGCCAGGCCCGGTACCTCCCGGTGCTGCTGGTCTTCGCCTACCGCGACGAGTTCGTCGAGGAGGCCTCGGCCCACCACCAGCAGATCGAGAGCCAGGCCAGCCGCAAGCACCTGCTGCGCCCGCTCACCCCCGAGTCGGTGGCGCTCTGCTCTGCCGGGAGGAGTTCGGCCCGGAGGCCGAGGACGTGTTCTGCCGTCAGGTCTGGGCCGTCACCGCGGGCATCCCGTTCGACACCCACGCCCTGCTGCGCGAGGTCCGCGAGCAGGGCCTGGCCCCGATCGAGGACACCACCCCGAAGCTGCGCGACCTGGCCGCCACCGCCAAGGGCATGGACGAGACCTACTGGGCGGGCAAACTCGGGCTCCGCGCCCTGCGGTTCGCCCAGGCCGCCGCGCTGA
- a CDS encoding tetratricopeptide repeat protein, translated as MWQRDETDGLGRSSRLRELSKQVTSEDPAARAIRALRAWDLTLHGKPVGRTLDLVEEALLPDGELPPELGWCRDTWGFELPAIIGLTYVYTDQLAKAEKLFSDAIMDFTVAGWSGAHLGFGHFLMGLVRFRRGFLTEAEGFLREGLRLSERIAPDIPLQWDAVGVLADTLLARGRAEEAWALAEKYRFRPPFHPSAMVLPDAPSLYGKLQLARGDYAGAIRTFREVGAQLDDRGRRNTVWAPWASHLAVALHATGEVEEARKTAEDAVARAREFGTASAVGTALRLQAAVWDGTAAVELLEEAVSTLTLSPVAYDLAYALVDLGAALRRAGRLEEAAEYLYQGIEMAQHCTADGLVGRARRELSYSGLRPNRLRTLSKDALSKPEWDVAKLAVRGVPPQRIAEQLGLELSLVQRRLASVHRKAGTGPDGLAAALGLTPPPDADLI; from the coding sequence ATGTGGCAGCGCGACGAGACCGACGGCCTCGGCCGCTCGTCCCGGCTGCGCGAGCTCTCCAAGCAGGTGACCAGCGAGGACCCGGCCGCCCGGGCCATCCGCGCGCTGCGCGCCTGGGATCTGACGCTGCACGGCAAGCCGGTGGGCCGCACCCTCGATCTGGTCGAGGAGGCCCTGCTGCCGGACGGCGAACTCCCGCCCGAGCTCGGCTGGTGCCGCGACACCTGGGGCTTCGAACTGCCCGCGATCATCGGCCTGACCTACGTCTACACCGACCAGCTGGCCAAGGCCGAGAAGCTGTTCTCGGACGCCATCATGGACTTCACCGTCGCCGGGTGGAGCGGCGCCCACCTCGGCTTCGGCCACTTCCTGATGGGGCTGGTGCGGTTCCGCCGCGGCTTCCTGACCGAGGCGGAGGGATTCCTGCGCGAGGGCCTGCGGCTCTCCGAGCGCATCGCGCCCGACATCCCGCTCCAGTGGGACGCCGTCGGCGTCCTGGCCGACACCCTGCTCGCCCGGGGCCGCGCCGAGGAGGCCTGGGCGCTGGCCGAGAAGTACCGCTTCCGGCCGCCCTTCCACCCCAGCGCCATGGTGCTGCCCGACGCGCCCAGCCTCTACGGCAAGCTCCAGCTGGCCCGCGGCGACTACGCCGGTGCGATCCGCACCTTCCGCGAGGTCGGCGCCCAGCTGGACGACCGCGGCCGCCGCAACACCGTCTGGGCGCCCTGGGCCTCGCACCTGGCCGTGGCCCTGCACGCCACCGGCGAGGTGGAGGAGGCCCGCAAGACCGCCGAGGACGCGGTGGCCCGGGCCCGCGAGTTCGGCACCGCCTCCGCCGTGGGCACCGCGCTGCGGCTGCAGGCCGCGGTCTGGGACGGCACCGCCGCCGTCGAGCTGCTGGAGGAGGCGGTGAGCACCCTCACCCTCTCGCCGGTCGCCTACGACCTCGCCTACGCCCTGGTCGACCTCGGCGCCGCGCTGCGCCGGGCCGGACGCCTCGAAGAGGCCGCCGAGTACCTCTACCAGGGCATCGAGATGGCCCAGCACTGCACCGCCGACGGCCTGGTCGGCCGGGCCCGCCGCGAGCTCTCCTACTCGGGCCTGCGGCCCAACCGGCTGCGCACCCTCAGCAAGGACGCGCTCAGCAAGCCCGAGTGGGACGTGGCCAAGCTCGCCGTCCGGGGCGTGCCCCCGCAGCGGATCGCCGAGCAGCTCGGCCTCGAACTGAGCCTGGTCCAGCGCCGCCTGGCCAGCGTCCACCGCAAGGCCGGCACCGGCCCGGACGGCCTGGCCGCCGCGCTCGGCCTCACCCCGCCGCCGGACGCCGACCTGATCTGA
- a CDS encoding aldose epimerase family protein: MTGRAAATELSREPFEATGAGAAITRWRLRSGPYEATLLSLGATLHTLTAPDRFGAVAQVLLSTEELGSVLGAARHYGTTVGRYANRIAGSRITIDGEDHPLAPTGGGVTLHGGPDGFANRIWQGEEAEGGVRFHLHSPDGDQGFPGALDVWVTYRLAGPELTIDYRAVTTRPTVVNLTNHAYVNLAGEGSGDVLGHLLTLDADAYTPVDERQIPLGPYAPVAGTPFDFTTARPIGKSMQDEQVAEGYDHNWVLRERPADGSPARAALLEDPASGRTLEVLTTEPGIQVYTANGFHGAVTGAAGVPYGPHAGVALETQHHPDSPHHPDYPSTELRPGEEFRSTTVLRLGVSA; encoded by the coding sequence ATGACAGGGCGGGCCGCAGCCACCGAGTTGAGCCGGGAGCCGTTCGAGGCGACCGGGGCCGGGGCCGCGATCACACGGTGGCGGCTGCGCAGCGGCCCGTACGAGGCGACCCTGCTCAGCCTCGGCGCCACCCTGCACACCCTCACCGCCCCCGACCGCTTCGGCGCCGTGGCGCAGGTGCTGCTCAGCACCGAGGAGCTCGGCTCGGTGCTCGGTGCCGCCCGCCACTACGGCACCACCGTCGGCCGGTACGCCAACCGGATCGCCGGCAGCCGGATCACCATCGACGGCGAGGACCACCCGTTGGCCCCCACCGGCGGCGGCGTCACCCTGCACGGCGGCCCCGACGGCTTCGCCAACCGGATCTGGCAGGGCGAGGAGGCCGAGGGCGGGGTCCGCTTCCACCTCCACAGCCCCGACGGCGACCAGGGCTTCCCCGGCGCGCTCGACGTCTGGGTCACCTACCGGCTCGCCGGTCCCGAGCTCACCATCGACTACCGGGCCGTCACCACCCGCCCGACCGTCGTCAACCTGACCAACCACGCGTACGTCAACCTCGCGGGTGAGGGCAGCGGCGACGTGCTCGGCCACCTGCTGACATTGGACGCCGACGCCTACACCCCCGTCGACGAGCGCCAGATCCCGCTCGGCCCGTACGCACCGGTGGCCGGCACCCCGTTCGACTTCACCACCGCCCGCCCGATCGGCAAGTCCATGCAGGACGAGCAGGTCGCCGAGGGCTACGACCACAACTGGGTGCTGCGCGAGCGCCCCGCCGACGGCAGCCCGGCCCGCGCCGCCCTCCTGGAGGACCCGGCCTCCGGCCGCACCCTGGAGGTGCTCACCACCGAGCCCGGCATCCAGGTCTACACGGCCAACGGCTTCCACGGCGCGGTCACCGGCGCGGCCGGCGTCCCCTACGGTCCGCACGCGGGCGTCGCCCTGGAGACCCAGCACCACCCCGACTCCCCGCACCACCCCGACTACCCCTCCACCGAGCTGCGCCCCGGCGAGGAGTTCCGCTCCACCACGGTCCTGCGCCTCGGCGTCTCGGCCTGA
- a CDS encoding helix-turn-helix domain-containing protein, with product METGSGAAGVHKALAVPARRALLTALTDAAEPLDVQQLAALLGQHVTTLRHHLTALVEAGLVTTARDQAATGRGRPKLRYAAAPVRDQLAAYEVMVDVLARGYGADRAERAARAEEAGRAWATEESTGAGPLAAQAPAEQALAAQAQAEQSLAERALAEAAGWGFNPELAPGGAEITLHGCPFQRNAATHPEVVCSVHQGLLDAIALRAGRPGALRLHPFSGPHTCTISIGPRDP from the coding sequence ATGGAGACCGGGAGCGGTGCGGCGGGGGTGCACAAGGCGTTGGCGGTGCCCGCGCGGCGGGCGCTGCTCACGGCGCTCACCGACGCCGCCGAGCCGCTGGACGTGCAGCAGCTGGCCGCCCTGCTCGGGCAGCACGTCACCACGCTGCGCCACCACCTGACCGCGCTGGTCGAGGCCGGCCTGGTGACCACCGCCCGCGACCAAGCCGCCACCGGCCGGGGGCGGCCCAAGCTGCGGTACGCCGCCGCGCCGGTCCGGGACCAGCTGGCCGCGTACGAGGTGATGGTCGACGTGCTCGCCCGGGGCTACGGCGCCGACCGGGCCGAGCGGGCCGCCCGGGCCGAGGAGGCCGGCCGGGCCTGGGCCACCGAGGAGTCCACCGGCGCGGGCCCGCTCGCCGCGCAGGCACCGGCTGAACAGGCGCTCGCCGCGCAGGCGCAGGCCGAACAGTCGCTGGCCGAACGGGCACTGGCCGAGGCCGCGGGCTGGGGCTTCAACCCCGAACTCGCCCCCGGCGGCGCGGAGATCACCCTGCACGGCTGCCCCTTCCAGCGCAACGCCGCCACCCACCCCGAGGTGGTCTGCTCCGTCCACCAGGGCCTGCTCGACGCCATCGCCCTGCGGGCCGGCCGGCCGGGCGCGCTGCGCCTGCACCCGTTCAGCGGTCCGCACACCTGCACGATCAGCATCGGGCCCCGGGATCCCTGA
- a CDS encoding YciI family protein: MKYMLLMQFSGRQSDEIPPIGTWSAEEFRAHIDFMTETNRKLIADGEFVEAQGLAGRETARIVRASAGGPPLITEGPFAETKEFLAGYWIVDCEDEDRALAIAAHVSTAPGPGGRPLNMPIEVRQVMSGPPTEAEREAAAGR; the protein is encoded by the coding sequence ATGAAGTACATGCTGTTGATGCAGTTCAGTGGCCGACAGTCGGACGAGATCCCGCCGATCGGCACCTGGAGCGCGGAGGAGTTCCGGGCCCACATCGACTTCATGACCGAGACCAACCGCAAGCTCATCGCGGACGGTGAGTTCGTGGAGGCCCAGGGGCTCGCGGGGCGCGAGACGGCGCGAATCGTCCGGGCGAGCGCCGGTGGCCCGCCGCTGATCACCGAGGGCCCGTTCGCCGAGACCAAGGAGTTCCTGGCCGGCTACTGGATCGTCGACTGCGAGGACGAGGACCGCGCCCTCGCGATCGCCGCCCACGTCTCCACCGCCCCCGGCCCCGGCGGCCGCCCGCTGAACATGCCGATCGAGGTCCGCCAGGTGATGTCCGGCCCGCCGACGGAGGCGGAGCGCGAGGCCGCGGCCGGCCGCTGA